In Aphelocoma coerulescens isolate FSJ_1873_10779 chromosome 13, UR_Acoe_1.0, whole genome shotgun sequence, the following are encoded in one genomic region:
- the INSYN2B gene encoding protein INSYN2B: MTNEMGRKETRYLQTLNCDSMAQQSMKMRPVLLKRNSLDSADFMRHPQHRRTKSQQVRFKDDGVSTKAELEANPARDTAFTTGKPEIFRDHNFLLSQSPTFPRAQKGLRNIAIQTSPSLRKHFPVFKRKKLTVSKSLTEMPAEPANSIQVNGNLCEPDILSSELCYLRISDHLEDGCRNSEVGLGQRSSKAQSNGPMYSDDFSVSDKTTASTQVPEYIHVSFPRDRNVSLDAPDTTMVSSNSLHSSTVINSNESHENRTLSSDSEKAEPCLSNSTNCSECNPHSAAREEGKSDSEPPVASKDASSKETTPLSPPSNHSSSPCFLRDCHQAGEHKPDSSCVTLPSEDHPEVSLTSSHASKPCLPRNTDIEKNSTQADVSQCNSCLEGFHIKSYPPRNEINLQSNKEINEINQIHLAHGELCALQGRLQSVEESLQSNQEKIKVLLNVIQDLEKSRALSEGRNFYHTGQDLNNCSTCQNTACIIYSVEYDFRQQEGRFHQILKTLDNAEQNPPSASPQKPPPDPPAPEKKELRRKTKKVKRKCFWWI, translated from the exons ATGACAAATGAAATGGGTCGCAAAGAAACACGTTACTTGCAGACTTTAAATTGTGATTCCATGGCCCAGCAAAGCATGAAAATGCGACCAGTGCTACTGAAAAGGAACAGCCTGGACTCGGCGGATTTTATGAGACACCCCCAGCACCGCAGGACCAAATCCCAGCAAGTTCGGTTCAAGGATGATGGTGTCAGCACCAAGGCAGAGCTGGAAGCTAATCCTGCCCGGGACACAGCATTCACAACTggaaaaccagaaatatttaGGGATCACAATTTCTTGCTATCTCAGTCTCCAACTTTTCCAAGGGCTCAGAAGGGGCTTCGGAATATTGCCATACAAACTTCTCCCAGCCTCAGGAAACACTTCCcagtttttaaaaggaaaaagctgaCAGTAAGCAAATCACTGACAGAAATGCCAGCGGAGCCTGCAAACTCTATCCAGGTAAATGGCAATCTTTGTGAACCAGACATTCTGTCTTCAGAGCTCTGTTACTTAAGAATAAGTGATCACTTGGAGGATGGATGCAGGAATAGTGAGGTGGGCTTGGGTCAAAGATCATCAAAAGCACAAAGCAATGGACCGATGTACTCAGATGATTTCTCAGTGTCAGACAAGACAACTGCATCTACACAGGTGCCTGAATACATTCATGTGAGTTTTCCACGAGACAGAAACGTTTCCCTGGATGCACCAGACACAACCATGGTTTCAAGTAATTCACTGCATTCTTCTACCGTCATCAACAGCAACGAAAGTCACGAAAACCGCACACTGTCATCTGATTCTGAAAAAGCAGAGCCTTGCCTAAGCAATTCTACGAACTGCAGTGAATGTAACCCCCACTCTGCTGCTCgggaagaggggaaaagtgaTTCTGAGCCGCCTGTAGCCAGCAAAGACGCCAGCAGTAAGGAAACTACTCCACTGTCACCTCCATCAAATCACAGCTCATCTCCTTGTTTCCTCAGAGACTGTCACCAGGCAGGAGAGCACAAGCCAGATTCCAGCTGCGTGACATTACCAAGTGAAGATCACCCAGAGGTGTCACTGACCAGCAGCCATGCATCAAAACCATGTCTGCCACGTAATACTGACATCGAGAAAAATTCCACCCAGGCAGATGTTTCCCAGTGCAACAGCTGTTTAGAAGGATTTCACATAAAGTCTTATCCGCCAAGGAATGAAATAAACCTGCAAAGCAACAAAGAGATTAACGAAATAAATCAAATTCACTTGGCACATGGAGAACTCTGTGCCCTACAAGGCAGGCTGCAGTCTGTAGAGGAATCTTTGCAGTCGAACCAGGAGAAGATTAAAGTCCTTTTGAATGTAATCCAAGATCTGGAAAAATCCAGAGCCCTCAGTGAAGG GCGTAACTTCTACCACACTGGGCAGGACCTCAACAACTGCAGCACCTGTCAGAACACGGCGTGCATCATTTACAG tGTAGAATATGACTTCAGACAACAAGAAGGAAGATTTCATCAGATTTTGAAAACACTGGACAATGCAGAGCAAAATCCACCTTCAGCTTCACCTCAGAAGCCGCCACCTGATCCTCCAGCTCCCGAGAAAAAGGAgttaaggagaaaaacaaaaaaggtgaaaagaaaatgcttctgGTGGATTTGA